DNA from Aggregatimonas sangjinii:
TCCTCTTTGGAGAGGATGTCATGGTTTATCAGTTTATTTAACGTCTGTTTCATCGATCGTACTTTTGTTTTTTATTCTCACGAAGGGAGCATCACTCCTATTCATTTTGCGGTATCTACTCCATACCCCTGGACCGCCAGAGCTCGGGGCGAACATTTAATTAGTTAACCAGTTTTCCAACATCTTTTTCCCGTCCGGGGTCAGAACCGACTCTGGGTGAAACTGCACGGCACACACATCGTATTGCTTATGCCGTAACGACATGACCTGTCCGTTTTCATCAAATGAAGTCGCTTCCAACACTGCGGGAAGTTCCGGATTCACGACCCATGAGTGGTAACGACCGACTTCGATTTGCTTGGACATTCCTTCGAACAAAATATCATCTTGGGTGATATTGATGGTCGTGGCGATACCGTGATAGACTTTGTCTAAATTGATCAGACTGCCTCCGAAAACTTCGGCGATGGCCTGTTGCCCCAGGCAGACCCCGAAAATACTTTTGGTAGCCGCATATTTATCGATTATAGCTTTTAGTAGCCCAGCCTCGTCAGGTATTCCCGGCCCTGGAGAAAGCACGATTTTATCGAATTGGTCTACTTCATTCAGTGTCAACTGGTCGTTTCTTTTGACGATCACTTCGCAGTCTAAATCTTCCAAATAATGCACTAAGTTGTACGTAAAACTATCGTAATTATCTATGACAAGTATCTTCTTCATTTTAAATCGTTTCAGCTATTTCGAGCGCCTTTGTCAAGGCTCCCAACTTGTTATAGGTTTCTTGAAGCTCATCTTCCGCATTGGAGGCCGCCACCAAACCGGCACCGGCTTGATAGTGTAATTGGTGATTTTTGCTCAGGAAAGTGCGGATCATGATGGCATGGTTGAAGTTCCCTTTAAAATCCATAAAACCGATGGCACCGCCATAGTATCCGCGGCTTGTTTTTTCGTACTTCTCGATAAGCTGCATCGCCATGTGTTTTGGAGCGCCACTCAGGGTACCTGCGGGAAAGGTATCGGCCACTACCTTCATGGTGGTCACGTCTTTTTTCTTATGGCCTGTGACCTTTGATACAAGGTGGATTACGTGAGAAAAGAATTGCACCTCTCTATAATTAGTCACTTTTACGGTGCTTCCGTTCCTGCTCAAATCGTTTCTGGCCAGGTCGACCAACATCACATGTTCACTATTTTCTTTATGGTCTTCTGTGAGCTCTTTGGCCAAAATGGCATCTTGCTCGTCGTTTCCCGTACGTTTGAAGGTGCCGGCGATGGGGTGAATTTCAGCAATGCCGTCTTTTACGATGAGCTGCGCCTCGGGAGAACTTCCGAAAATCTTAAAATCGCCGTAATCGAAATAAAAGAGATAAGGTGAGGGATTCACCGAGCGCAACGCCCTGTAGACATTAAATTCATCCCCTTTAAAACCTTGTGAGAACCTACGCGACAGCACCAATTGAAACACATCGCCCCTCTGACAATGTTTTTTGGCCAGTTCAACGTGTGCTTTATAGTCGTCATCCTCGAGATTGGAGGTGGCATCTCCATCCATAGAAAAATTGTAAGAGGCAAAATTCTTTACGTTTAAAATTTGTTCTATCTCCGGAATATTGTTTTCCGATTCGTAGCAATGCGCGAATATATAGGCTTCGTTCTTAAAATGGTTGATTGCGATTATGTTCTGGTATACCGCGTAATAGATGTCGGGAATGCCAATAGAACCTTCTTTTTTATGCAACGAAATGTCTTCATAATAGCGCACCGCATCATAGGCCATGTAGCCGAACAAGCCATTATCGATAAATTTAAAATCGCTTTTTCCGCCCTCGAATTGTTGACTGAAATCGTGGATCAAGCCTACCACATCTGTCTTAGCGCCGATTTCCATTTTATCGGAAGTACCATCGGGCAGGAGCTTTTCGACACGCTCATTATCTACTTTTATAGAGGCGATGGGATTGCAGCAGATGTAGGAAAAACTATTGTCGTTGGCGTGGTAGTCGCTACTTTCCAACAATATACTGTTCGGAAACCTATCCCTGATTTTCAGATAGACACTTACGGGTGTGATGGTGTCCGCCAAAATTTTTTTGTGGTGCGATGTGAGATGATATTTCATGAAATCAAAACCTATTTACATTAAAAAAGGCCTGTCGTGATGACAAGCCTAGTATAGTTTTACTACAATGATGCTTAGCTCACGAATGTTGTCGAGAGTTATTCCACCAAGTAGCTGTTATTCTTAATTGCATACTTCAAATATAGAAATCATTTTTAAAATCACCAACCACTGCTTAAAAAAAACGAGAAAACCTGCATTTGAGATCAAATGCAGGTTTCTTGATGATATGGTTAAGTCTATAAAATTGTACGTGTAATTTAGAATTCTAAATCTACGACCAAATCAAATTCGTCATATATAGCCTTATCCTTTAAATCATCGAAAAAGCTAGCTGACCCATATTTTACATCGTAGTTGGTACGGTCCACTTTCATAGTTGCTGTGGCCTTGCTCCCATAAACCGATACATCAAAGGTTACAGGTTTGGTAATTCCCTTTATCGTTAAATCACCAGTTACTTCGTAAGAATTTTTACCGGTCGACTTCACGTCGGTAAATTTCAAAGATGAGGTGGTGTGATTAGCGGTGTCGAAAAAATCGCCTGAATTCAAATGTCCATCCAACTTTCCTTTGGAATCACCCTCTAAATCTTCTGTGCTGATGGTAGTCATATCGACCGTAAATTCCCCACCGGTCAATTGATCACCATCAAATACCAATGCGCCTTCTTTCAAATCAATACTACCGTAATGCGAACCGGTAACTTTATAGGCTTTCCATGTCACCTTACTGGTTTCCGTGTTGACTTCTTTCTTCTCTTCCGCAACCGGCTCTGTGGCCATTGCTGTAAAACCGAATACTACGGCCAATGCTACACTAAATACTGTCTTTTTCATAATTCAAATGGTTTTAATCGTATTTCCGAACCTTTGCTAAATTCGTTCCAGCAAGATCGGAAATCATTTAGTTATTAATTTACGTTATTGTATTTGTTCAAAATTTATTAAATAAGCTATTCAATTGCTTTAAATCCGATTCGGACATATTTTTTAATATGGATTTCTCGGCTTCTTTCATGGCCGTATCCATTTGTTTCAATGCCTTTTTTCCATCGGAAGTAATACTGATTTCAACCTTCCTTCGGTTTGACGGACAGATAATCCGATCTACGAATCCTTTTTTAATCAATTTGTCCACCAATCGGGTCGTATTACTTCTTTTGGTCACCATCCTGTCATTCAATGTAGAAAGATTGGCAGGCTTCCCGAATTGGCCTCTCAAAATTCGCAATACGTTAAACTGTTGTAACGACACCTCGAAAGGTTTGAGCGCTATGCCTAACGCTTCCGTTATCTTATTGTTGATCAACATAAAATGGATGATTGTCCGACTTTGAAGCGATAGCTCTTTCTCCGTTTTAATGATTTGCTCAACATTCATGTTCTTACAACTATTGTATATACAAATGTAAAAGAACTTAGTAGCGAATCAACTGGAATATCACTAAAATTTTGTTAAAAAATGGCTGACCTCTTCTTTCGAACGTAAATAGAATGGGTTAAACCTTTTTTAACGCTAGTAGTCTTACCTTTAATAAAATAAATATTTTGGAAAAAGCACAGATTCAACATCTTTACAAGAGGGCCGGTTTCGGTATTCTTCCGAGTCAACTCGACGTACTTGATGGAAAGAGTAAAAAGGCTATCGTTAAGGATTTGTTCAAGGTCTCAAAGACGATCAACGAACTGACCGTTCCCACTCCGGAATTGGATGCCTACATTGCGAAAACGAAAGGAAAAATCGATAAAAAAGACATTAGGGATTTATTGCGAAGAAGCAGGTCGAAACACTTGGAGCTGAATCAGGACTGGCTACAGCGTATGGCCAGTGCAAAAGAATGCTTGCGCGAGCGAATGACCTTTTTTTGGAGCAATCATTTTGTAGTGCGCTCGAACAATATCCTGTATTCGCAACGTTTTCACAATACCCTACGTAGCCATGCCTTGGGAAATTTTAAAAGCCTGCTCATCGCCATTTCCAAAGAACCTGCGATGTTGGATTATCTGAACAACCAGCAGAATAGGAAGAACCGTCCCAACGAGAACTTTGCCCGAGAGCTGATGGAGCTTTTTACTCTTGGGGAAGGCAATTATTCCGAAGCCGATATCCGCCAGGCGGCGCGCTCCTTTACAGGATGGCATCATGACCGTATGGGCACTTTCAAACTATTGAAAAAGCAACATGATTACGACGAAAAGACGGTTTTTGGAAAAAAAGGAAATTTCGAAGGAGAAGATATTATCCAGCTAATTTTGGACAAACCGGAATGTGCCGAGTTCATTTCTCGAAAAATTTATGCCCATTTCGTTAATGATCGTATCGATGAAGGTCATGTGGCCGAGATGGCGACGCTGTTCAGGAAAAATTATGAGCTGTCCGATTTAATGGCTTTTGTTTTTGCATCCGACTGGTTTTACAATTCGGAAAATATAGGGGGGAAAATCAAATCCCCTGTCGATTTTCTGACCGGTTTAATGCAAGTGGTTCCGTTTACGATGAACAAACCGAAACAGTTGAAATATGTCGAGCGACTTTTGGGCCAGGTCCTTTTTGAACCACCCAATGTTGCCGGTTGGGCCGAGGGTAGAAGTTGGATCGATGCCAATACCATGATGGTGCGCTTGAAACTGCCATCGGTTCTGTTGAAGGACGGCAGTATCGCTTTCGATGTAAAGGGAGAGTTCGAAGATAGTTTCGCCGCTTTCAACGCCAAGAGCAATTTTAAACGAAAGCTGGATATCACGAAACAGTGGAGCGTATTTGATCGGAATTATGGAAATCTTTCCTTCGCAGAACTGACTTTACAACTCTTGGGCGAGCGATTGAGTCCTGCCTCAACCGCATTTTTGGAATCCCTCGAAAAAAATAACAAACAGGATTTTTGTATTCAATTAATGTCGTTGCCCGAGTACCAATTGTGCTAGGAGCGTCTCAACTTGGTCCTGTAAACTAAAAAATAATATCATATGAAGCGGAGAGCATTTATCAGAAATAGTAGTTTGGCGAGCAGCACTTTGCTCATTCCAAGTTTTATCAAGGCCTTTGATGGAACGCCCTCGTTCTTAACAGGCCATAAAAAGTTGGTGATCATACAATTGTCAGGAGGCAACGACGGCTTGAATACCCTTGTGCCTTTTAACAACGATGTGTATATAAAGAATAGGTCTACTATTGCCCAAAAGAAAACCCAGCTGCTCTCGGTAACGGATGAATTGGGTTTTCATGAGAGCTTAAAAGACTTTAAGACTCTTTACGATAATGGCTATGTAAGTGTCATGCACAATGTCGGGTACCCCAATCCGAGCAGATCACACTTTAGGTCTACCGATATTTGGCACACCGCTAGCGCGTCTGATGAATACCTACAGACTGGCTGGGTAGGCAGATACCTAGAGAAAGTTTCCAAAAATCCTCTCGGAGCGATAGAGGTAGATGATACGCTTTCCCTTTTGATGAAAGGGGTAGACATCAATGGTATTGCAACGAAAGATGCCAAACTCTTTTACCGCACTACCCAGGATCCATACTTCTCTAATGTACTGAGTCAGCATTCCGATACACATTTGAGCGAGCATAATTTGGGCTACTTGTTTAAAACCGCGTTGGATGCGAAATCTTCTGCCAAGTATCTTTATGAAAAGACCAAGACCTATGAATCGGCTGCGGACTATCCTAAAAATGCATTTGGCAAACAATTGAAAACCATCTCCGAATTTATCAATTCAGGTCTGGAGACTCAAGTATACTATGCTAGTTTGGGTGGTTTTGATACGCATGCGAATCAGGTAAATGCGCAGAAACGACTGTTAGCTGTATATTCGAAAGGTATAGCCACTTTTATGAAGGATTTGAAGGATACCGGGGCGCTCAAAGACACGGTTGTACTCACCTTCTCCGAATTTGGTCGTCGCCTAAAGCAGAACGCCGCCAATGGAACCGATCATGGCGCGGCGAACCTTGTTTTTCTAATGGGTGACGATTTAAAACACAAAGGCATGTACAATACACCTGCCAATTTAGTCGACCTTGATGCCAATGGGGATATTAAGTACGAGGTCGATTTTAGGGATATTTACGCTTCGCTCCTCAAAGAGTGGCTACAAACAGAGCCGTCACAGATTTTGAACGGGGATTTTAAAACCCTGGGTCTGGTTTAATAAAAGTGAATACCCTATTTTTGATTTCTAAATTTTCTACATTATGGCCGATTTATCACAGGAAGACTGGACAGCACAACTCGAGCAGGACGAAAATGCCTTTATTTTGGACGTACGTACCGATGATGAGGTTGCCGATGGTATCATTCCCAACTCAAAACAAATCGACATTTACTTGGGTCAGGGTTTTATAGACGAACTCGAAAAGTTGGACAAAAGTAAAAACTACTATGTGTATTGCCGTAGTGGGAATCGTAGTGGGCAGGCTTGCGCCATAATGGATAGTCTTGGTTTTCAAAACGCTTACAATCTTGAAGGGGGTTTTATGAATTGGGAAGGAGAAGTGGCCCAATAATATCAATTGTCCCGAATAGTACGGTAGCCTTACCAATTCCTGCATTTAGACTTAACGAGCGCCAGGCCATGGCGCGTGGAGTTCTTAGTTGTTTTGGTTGTCATTCTTTGTTTTCTCCTCCGATTTCATCGTAATATTACTTAGAGTACAAATCAGTGAAAGAAGACCTGTTACATTTTATCTGGAAGTATAAAAAACTGCAGCTGCAAGAGCTTGTTTCTTCAAAAGGGGAGCAGATTCGGATTATCGAAGTAGGTACCCACAATTATTTCGCCGGTCCCGATTTTTTCAATTCAAAAGTAGAGATCGACGGTCAGCTTTGGGCGGGCAATGTTGAGGTACATTTGAATTCCTCTGACTGGTACGCGCACCACCACGAGCAAGACCCGAATTACAATAATGTGATCTTACATGTGGTCTGGGAAGATGACGCAACGATTTTTAGGAGCGATAATACGGAGATACCGACATTGCAATTAAAGAATTTCATTTCGGCAGAGGTACTCGATGCCTACCGCAGGCTTTTTGACAAGAGTAAAAAGTCATTCATCAATTGTGAGAACGATATTGGCGACATAGACGACTTTACCGTAGGAAATTGGTTGGAACGCCTCTACTTTGAGCGTTTGGAACGGAAATCAGAAGAGGTTACGAGCCTTTTAGAAGCATCTACAAACGACTGGGAACAGGTGCTTTTCTCGATGTTGTTAAAAAACTTCGGCTTGAACATCAACGGTGAGGCCTTCCTGAGCTTGGCCCAGGCGTTAAATTTTTCAGTCGTTCGTAAACTCCAAACCAGTGTTCCGCAGCTGGAAAGCGTGTTTTTTGGTATGAGCCACTTGCTTGAAGAGGAAACCGTACTGGATGCCTATTACATCCAACTAAAAAAAGAATTCGACTATCAAAGACACAAATTCGAATTGAAGCCAGAGTCCGTTCAAAAACCGGAGTTCTTTAGGTTGCGTCCTCCCAACTTCCCTACGATTCGATTGTCCCAATTGGCAAATCTGTACAGTGCGCAGCATGGCTTGTTCCATAAGGTAATGCAAACTTCGAACTTGAAGGATTTCTATCAGCTTTTCGATATATCTGCCAGCAGCTACTGGGACGATCACTTTACCTTTGGGAAAACATCTAAAAAGAGCACCAAAAAGCTGACGAAGAAATTCATTGATCTGTTATTGATCAATACCGTGCTTCCCTTGAAATTTTGTTATGCCAAGTTTAATGGAAAAGATAAGAATGCCGAAATCGAAACCATTAGCACCGCTATCAAGAAAGAGGAAAACAGTATTGCCAATAACTTTAGAATGCATGGCTTACAAGTTCAACATTCGAGGGACAGTCAAGCGGTTTTAGAACTTTACAAGCAATACTGTACCACGAATAGATGTTTGGAATGTGCGATTGGAAGCCGGCTGTTGGGAAGGTAGATGCAGAAGTGATTCTAAAACGTCCCTTACATGTCCGATTGTTTAATGAAACCGCTGCTTTGAAAATTTTAATATCTCCCCCGTTCCTGCGCTGAACAAGAATACTTTTTATTTAAATTTACCGTATGAATCTTTTTTACACGGTATTATACTACTTTCAAAAACGGGGCTTC
Protein-coding regions in this window:
- a CDS encoding anthranilate synthase component II produces the protein MKKILVIDNYDSFTYNLVHYLEDLDCEVIVKRNDQLTLNEVDQFDKIVLSPGPGIPDEAGLLKAIIDKYAATKSIFGVCLGQQAIAEVFGGSLINLDKVYHGIATTINITQDDILFEGMSKQIEVGRYHSWVVNPELPAVLEATSFDENGQVMSLRHKQYDVCAVQFHPESVLTPDGKKMLENWLTN
- a CDS encoding anthranilate synthase component I family protein, whose product is MKYHLTSHHKKILADTITPVSVYLKIRDRFPNSILLESSDYHANDNSFSYICCNPIASIKVDNERVEKLLPDGTSDKMEIGAKTDVVGLIHDFSQQFEGGKSDFKFIDNGLFGYMAYDAVRYYEDISLHKKEGSIGIPDIYYAVYQNIIAINHFKNEAYIFAHCYESENNIPEIEQILNVKNFASYNFSMDGDATSNLEDDDYKAHVELAKKHCQRGDVFQLVLSRRFSQGFKGDEFNVYRALRSVNPSPYLFYFDYGDFKIFGSSPEAQLIVKDGIAEIHPIAGTFKRTGNDEQDAILAKELTEDHKENSEHVMLVDLARNDLSRNGSTVKVTNYREVQFFSHVIHLVSKVTGHKKKDVTTMKVVADTFPAGTLSGAPKHMAMQLIEKYEKTSRGYYGGAIGFMDFKGNFNHAIMIRTFLSKNHQLHYQAGAGLVAASNAEDELQETYNKLGALTKALEIAETI
- a CDS encoding YceI family protein, with amino-acid sequence MKKTVFSVALAVVFGFTAMATEPVAEEKKEVNTETSKVTWKAYKVTGSHYGSIDLKEGALVFDGDQLTGGEFTVDMTTISTEDLEGDSKGKLDGHLNSGDFFDTANHTTSSLKFTDVKSTGKNSYEVTGDLTIKGITKPVTFDVSVYGSKATATMKVDRTNYDVKYGSASFFDDLKDKAIYDEFDLVVDLEF
- a CDS encoding MarR family winged helix-turn-helix transcriptional regulator, which translates into the protein MNVEQIIKTEKELSLQSRTIIHFMLINNKITEALGIALKPFEVSLQQFNVLRILRGQFGKPANLSTLNDRMVTKRSNTTRLVDKLIKKGFVDRIICPSNRRKVEISITSDGKKALKQMDTAMKEAEKSILKNMSESDLKQLNSLFNKF
- a CDS encoding DUF1800 domain-containing protein, whose translation is MEKAQIQHLYKRAGFGILPSQLDVLDGKSKKAIVKDLFKVSKTINELTVPTPELDAYIAKTKGKIDKKDIRDLLRRSRSKHLELNQDWLQRMASAKECLRERMTFFWSNHFVVRSNNILYSQRFHNTLRSHALGNFKSLLIAISKEPAMLDYLNNQQNRKNRPNENFARELMELFTLGEGNYSEADIRQAARSFTGWHHDRMGTFKLLKKQHDYDEKTVFGKKGNFEGEDIIQLILDKPECAEFISRKIYAHFVNDRIDEGHVAEMATLFRKNYELSDLMAFVFASDWFYNSENIGGKIKSPVDFLTGLMQVVPFTMNKPKQLKYVERLLGQVLFEPPNVAGWAEGRSWIDANTMMVRLKLPSVLLKDGSIAFDVKGEFEDSFAAFNAKSNFKRKLDITKQWSVFDRNYGNLSFAELTLQLLGERLSPASTAFLESLEKNNKQDFCIQLMSLPEYQLC
- a CDS encoding DUF1501 domain-containing protein → MKRRAFIRNSSLASSTLLIPSFIKAFDGTPSFLTGHKKLVIIQLSGGNDGLNTLVPFNNDVYIKNRSTIAQKKTQLLSVTDELGFHESLKDFKTLYDNGYVSVMHNVGYPNPSRSHFRSTDIWHTASASDEYLQTGWVGRYLEKVSKNPLGAIEVDDTLSLLMKGVDINGIATKDAKLFYRTTQDPYFSNVLSQHSDTHLSEHNLGYLFKTALDAKSSAKYLYEKTKTYESAADYPKNAFGKQLKTISEFINSGLETQVYYASLGGFDTHANQVNAQKRLLAVYSKGIATFMKDLKDTGALKDTVVLTFSEFGRRLKQNAANGTDHGAANLVFLMGDDLKHKGMYNTPANLVDLDANGDIKYEVDFRDIYASLLKEWLQTEPSQILNGDFKTLGLV
- a CDS encoding rhodanese-like domain-containing protein; the protein is MADLSQEDWTAQLEQDENAFILDVRTDDEVADGIIPNSKQIDIYLGQGFIDELEKLDKSKNYYVYCRSGNRSGQACAIMDSLGFQNAYNLEGGFMNWEGEVAQ
- a CDS encoding DUF2851 family protein translates to MKEDLLHFIWKYKKLQLQELVSSKGEQIRIIEVGTHNYFAGPDFFNSKVEIDGQLWAGNVEVHLNSSDWYAHHHEQDPNYNNVILHVVWEDDATIFRSDNTEIPTLQLKNFISAEVLDAYRRLFDKSKKSFINCENDIGDIDDFTVGNWLERLYFERLERKSEEVTSLLEASTNDWEQVLFSMLLKNFGLNINGEAFLSLAQALNFSVVRKLQTSVPQLESVFFGMSHLLEEETVLDAYYIQLKKEFDYQRHKFELKPESVQKPEFFRLRPPNFPTIRLSQLANLYSAQHGLFHKVMQTSNLKDFYQLFDISASSYWDDHFTFGKTSKKSTKKLTKKFIDLLLINTVLPLKFCYAKFNGKDKNAEIETISTAIKKEENSIANNFRMHGLQVQHSRDSQAVLELYKQYCTTNRCLECAIGSRLLGR